The following coding sequences lie in one Spinacia oleracea cultivar Varoflay chromosome 1, BTI_SOV_V1, whole genome shotgun sequence genomic window:
- the LOC130466254 gene encoding uncharacterized protein isoform X1, which yields MRTWSNTIGGGSGAAGLSSTLETGGSSGSIMLAALRAGAGALDGGSVSGAAISSNALGSTSVIGYSRFVFVGSEHVSIPFQCEFEFLGDLTRFIGECSYFPLHDINFILVI from the coding sequence GTTCAGGAGCTGCGGGACTTTCCTCCACCTTAGAAACTGGAGGAAGTAGTGGGTCCATTATGCTTGCCGCTTTAAGAGCCGGTGCTGGTGCCCTTGATGGAGGAAGTGTTTCTGGCGCTGCTATTTCTAGCAATGCCCTTGGTTCCACTAGTGTTATTGGGTATTCCAGGTTTGTATTTGTTGGGTCTGAGCATGTGAGTATACCATTTCAATGTGAATTCGAATTTCTCGGCGATTTGACAAGATTTATCGGAGAGTGTAGCTACTTTCCTTTGCATGATATCAACTTTATACTagtaatttga